The following proteins come from a genomic window of Brevibacillus antibioticus:
- a CDS encoding L,D-transpeptidase — translation MKKLPSYNIRISIAKLRLDLFDGNRLIRSFPVALGKIATSTPRGDFTIVSKVPYPNSYPGGPLSVFGTIWMGLSKPHYGIHGTNDPSSIGKYVSHGCIRMFNEDVNALAKIVPIGTPVRIRQQ, via the coding sequence GTGAAGAAGCTGCCGTCCTACAACATCCGCATCTCGATTGCGAAGCTACGTCTCGATCTGTTCGATGGAAATAGACTCATCCGCTCCTTTCCTGTTGCCTTGGGCAAAATTGCCACATCGACGCCACGAGGGGATTTTACCATCGTCAGCAAAGTCCCCTATCCGAATTCCTATCCGGGAGGTCCTCTGAGTGTATTCGGAACCATCTGGATGGGACTAAGTAAGCCACACTACGGCATTCACGGCACAAACGATCCTTCCTCTATCGGCAAGTATGTATCTCATGGCTGTATTCGCATGTTCAATGAGGACGTGAATGCTTTGGCAAAAATCGTGCCCATTGGTACGCCCGTTCGAATCAGACAGCAATAA
- a CDS encoding ATP-binding cassette domain-containing protein, which yields MQILSVENLSKGYGEKVLFDNISFHIAEQERIGLIGVNGTGKSSLLKIVAGLDTADSGKIVHANHFHVEYLPQNPDFDENSSVLEQVFYGDSPLIQLLRDYETALEAVQESPDDEKKQARLFAVQNRMDAADAWESNTQAKMILTKLGLHNFSQKVGELSGGQKKRVAMARALIQPADLLILDEPTNHIDNETVEWLEEYLSRYKGALLLVTHDRYFLDRVTNRTFELDRGKLYSYEGNYAMFLEKKAEREENEAAVESKRQNLLRRELAWLRRGAKARTTKQKARVQRAEELRDKAVDGPAAKMEMALGASRLGKKVIELTNINKAYGERKLINDFSYIVLPGDRVGIIGPNGSGKTTLLNMLAGRIQPDSGSLEIGTTVKIAYYTQDSVEMDEKLRVIEYVKEAAEVIQTSNGESITASQMLERFLFSPHMQWTPISRLSGGERRRLYLLRTLMGEPNVLFLDEPTNDLDIQTLSILEDYLEQFPGAVITVSHDRYFLDRTVDHLFAFEGQGNIRQYYGNYSEYLEDRRQEKATQVQEADQQAEKAQSNSGTNRGNNRTRKLSYKDQKEWDAIEGKIAALEERSVKLKQEIAASGSDYGKIEKLYAEEQQVATELEATIERWAELSAMVEELEQGK from the coding sequence ATGCAAATATTATCAGTAGAAAACCTCTCCAAGGGCTATGGAGAAAAAGTATTGTTTGATAACATTTCCTTTCATATTGCCGAGCAAGAGCGCATTGGTCTGATCGGTGTAAATGGTACGGGAAAATCCTCGCTCTTGAAAATCGTGGCGGGACTGGATACAGCGGATAGCGGGAAAATTGTTCACGCGAATCATTTCCATGTGGAGTATTTGCCGCAAAACCCCGATTTTGACGAAAACTCCTCCGTACTGGAACAAGTATTTTACGGCGATTCTCCACTCATTCAGCTTTTGCGTGATTATGAAACAGCGCTAGAGGCTGTTCAGGAATCGCCTGACGACGAGAAAAAGCAGGCGCGATTGTTTGCTGTTCAAAATAGGATGGATGCGGCTGATGCGTGGGAGAGCAATACGCAAGCCAAAATGATCCTGACCAAGCTTGGCCTGCACAATTTCTCGCAAAAGGTAGGAGAGCTCTCTGGTGGACAAAAAAAGCGGGTAGCAATGGCACGTGCTTTGATCCAACCAGCAGACCTACTCATTTTGGATGAGCCTACGAACCATATTGACAATGAGACAGTCGAGTGGCTGGAAGAGTATTTGTCCCGCTACAAGGGCGCTTTGCTGCTCGTCACTCATGATCGTTACTTCCTGGATCGCGTGACGAACCGTACATTTGAGCTGGATCGCGGCAAGCTGTACAGCTATGAAGGCAACTACGCGATGTTCCTGGAGAAAAAGGCGGAGCGTGAAGAAAATGAAGCGGCCGTAGAAAGCAAGCGGCAAAATCTGCTTCGACGCGAGCTGGCATGGCTGCGTCGTGGAGCAAAAGCACGGACGACCAAACAAAAGGCGCGTGTGCAACGGGCTGAGGAGTTACGAGATAAAGCCGTAGATGGACCTGCTGCCAAGATGGAAATGGCACTCGGGGCCAGTCGTCTCGGCAAAAAGGTGATCGAGCTTACAAACATCAATAAAGCGTACGGTGAGCGAAAACTGATCAACGATTTCAGCTATATTGTCCTGCCGGGTGATCGTGTGGGAATTATCGGGCCAAACGGAAGTGGAAAAACGACACTCCTGAACATGCTCGCAGGAAGAATTCAACCGGATAGCGGTTCATTGGAAATCGGGACGACCGTTAAAATCGCCTACTACACGCAGGATAGCGTCGAGATGGACGAAAAGCTGCGCGTCATCGAATATGTAAAGGAAGCGGCAGAGGTCATTCAGACGAGCAACGGGGAGTCGATCACGGCTTCGCAAATGCTGGAGCGGTTTCTGTTTTCTCCGCATATGCAATGGACACCGATTTCCCGCCTGTCTGGGGGAGAGCGCAGACGTCTCTATCTGCTTCGTACGCTGATGGGAGAGCCGAATGTGCTGTTTTTAGATGAGCCTACGAATGATTTGGATATTCAGACGCTCAGTATTTTGGAAGACTATCTCGAGCAGTTCCCTGGCGCAGTCATCACGGTATCGCATGACCGCTATTTCCTCGATCGTACCGTTGACCATTTGTTTGCTTTTGAGGGGCAAGGAAATATTCGTCAGTACTACGGCAACTACTCCGAGTACCTGGAAGATAGACGTCAGGAAAAGGCAACACAGGTACAAGAAGCGGATCAACAGGCAGAAAAGGCGCAAAGCAACAGCGGGACTAATCGCGGCAACAACCGCACGCGCAAGCTGTCCTACAAAGATCAGAAGGAATGGGATGCGATTGAAGGCAAGATCGCGGCTTTGGAAGAGCGCAGCGTCAAGCTAAAGCAAGAGATTGCAGCGTCTGGCAGCGATTATGGCAAAATTGAAAAGCTCTATGCAGAAGAACAGCAAGTGGCGACAGAGCTGGAAGCAACCATTGAGCGTTGGGCGGAATTATCTGCAATGGTAGAGGAATTGGAGCAAGGGAAATAA
- a CDS encoding NAD-dependent deacylase, whose protein sequence is MDHLAHWLRTSSFTVVFTGAGMSTESGLPDFRSQSGLWRGKDPMQLASTRAMMENREAFVEFYQMRIQALLSCKPHAGHECLAEWERRGLVHGIITQNVDGFHQEAGSLAVAELHGSLAKIRCHACGTEYANSRYLEEQGTICACGGFLRPGVVLFGESLPQSQVDQAISWTEQADLFIVLGSSLTVSPANWFPQHAKERGAKLVIVNQEPTPLDTWADEVIQNEPIGEVLQRVGQSLGE, encoded by the coding sequence ATGGATCATCTGGCACACTGGTTGCGGACATCTTCTTTTACCGTTGTATTCACCGGAGCAGGCATGTCGACAGAGAGTGGCTTGCCTGATTTTCGTTCACAGTCTGGACTATGGCGCGGCAAAGATCCGATGCAGCTCGCGAGTACACGCGCGATGATGGAGAATCGGGAAGCGTTTGTTGAATTTTATCAGATGCGCATTCAAGCTCTACTGTCTTGCAAGCCACATGCCGGACACGAATGCTTAGCTGAATGGGAGCGGCGTGGATTGGTCCATGGGATCATTACACAAAATGTAGATGGCTTTCATCAAGAGGCGGGAAGCTTGGCTGTAGCCGAACTCCATGGCTCCCTTGCGAAAATCCGCTGTCATGCCTGCGGGACCGAGTATGCCAATTCACGTTATCTGGAGGAGCAAGGGACGATTTGCGCCTGCGGTGGATTTTTGCGTCCGGGTGTTGTCCTGTTTGGCGAATCTTTGCCGCAATCACAAGTCGATCAGGCCATCTCGTGGACCGAACAAGCCGATTTGTTCATCGTATTAGGTTCTTCGCTTACCGTGAGTCCCGCGAATTGGTTTCCACAGCATGCGAAAGAAAGAGGAGCCAAACTGGTCATTGTCAATCAGGAACCAACCCCATTGGATACGTGGGCAGATGAGGTCATCCAAAATGAACCGATCGGCGAAGTACTGCAAAGGGTAGGACAATCGTTAGGCGAATAA
- a CDS encoding cupin domain-containing protein, translating into MATSYRDYTSPNTQFTYDMRNNLFFKKDDRNFIDALGIAQLNTLGNSSLLDIFLTTGNVVEPHIHQNAAELVYCIAGEAIVSLINPFTNQLLNYNIKPRQVANIPQGWWHYEMALTDDTHLLAIFDAPVPEVIFGSDILRLTPASVWAHTYCLDEAKVKETFAPLTQTVVIGPPVGCQQQGQLPDRTATSQYPYDGYSSQLPDSYGYYDANYVQQGGYGQHPIYQQPPVYPQYGTNPYHTGYPPQPVYPSY; encoded by the coding sequence ATGGCTACTTCCTATCGCGACTATACATCGCCAAATACTCAGTTCACGTACGATATGAGAAATAATCTGTTTTTCAAAAAGGACGATCGGAATTTCATCGATGCCTTGGGGATCGCACAATTAAATACATTGGGCAACAGCTCACTGTTGGATATTTTCCTGACAACGGGCAATGTTGTCGAGCCACACATTCATCAAAATGCAGCGGAGCTGGTGTATTGCATCGCTGGTGAGGCGATAGTGTCCTTAATCAATCCTTTTACCAATCAATTGCTCAATTACAATATTAAACCGAGACAAGTTGCCAACATCCCGCAGGGCTGGTGGCATTATGAAATGGCTTTGACAGACGATACGCATCTACTGGCTATTTTTGATGCGCCTGTTCCAGAGGTGATCTTTGGCTCTGATATTTTGCGCTTGACTCCAGCAAGTGTGTGGGCACATACGTATTGTTTAGATGAAGCAAAGGTAAAAGAAACATTTGCGCCTCTTACCCAAACAGTCGTGATTGGCCCACCCGTAGGATGTCAGCAGCAGGGGCAGTTGCCAGATAGAACTGCCACAAGCCAGTACCCGTACGATGGCTACTCGAGCCAGTTGCCAGACAGTTACGGTTATTACGATGCCAACTACGTGCAGCAGGGTGGTTATGGGCAGCACCCAATCTATCAACAGCCGCCCGTTTATCCGCAATATGGCACGAATCCCTATCATACCGGATATCCGCCACAACCCGTTTATCCATCCTATTGA
- a CDS encoding metallophosphoesterase family protein: MATYLVSDIHGQNQAFQKALRDVSFSPQAGDRLYVLGDMIDRGPESKEVLLDLLALRQAYLNQIYLIKGNHEQMLEDWLSGNGNPELYLRYNGGDATIRSFLGNHPLRRAFLNRMPSFQEQEEARQLILSRYPTILPALSSLPLYIELPADPRTGAPAALLVHAGIQPGIPLQEQNPHDLLWIREPFYLYYDGELPVIFGHTPVPGLPQYTGSGPWRRDNIVGIDGGAGYWRGVMLVEWPSLQSMFVPIRDTHSSPQVRLY; this comes from the coding sequence TTGGCTACTTATTTGGTCTCGGACATACATGGTCAGAATCAGGCTTTTCAAAAGGCGCTACGGGACGTTTCCTTCTCTCCCCAGGCTGGTGATCGTCTGTACGTATTGGGGGACATGATCGATCGAGGACCTGAATCAAAGGAAGTATTGCTCGATCTACTCGCTCTTCGGCAGGCGTATCTGAACCAAATCTATCTCATAAAAGGTAACCACGAGCAAATGCTCGAGGATTGGCTGTCTGGCAACGGCAATCCGGAGTTATACCTGCGCTACAATGGCGGCGATGCCACCATTCGTTCGTTCTTAGGGAATCACCCGCTTCGGCGAGCTTTTCTTAATCGGATGCCTTCTTTTCAGGAACAAGAAGAAGCGCGGCAATTGATCCTTTCTCGCTATCCAACCATTTTGCCAGCCTTATCTTCTCTTCCTTTGTATATAGAGCTGCCAGCCGATCCGCGAACAGGAGCTCCAGCCGCCCTTTTGGTACACGCAGGTATTCAACCCGGCATTCCCTTGCAGGAACAAAATCCGCATGATTTACTATGGATTCGCGAGCCTTTCTACCTTTATTATGATGGAGAACTCCCAGTCATCTTTGGCCATACCCCTGTTCCAGGCTTACCTCAATACACAGGCAGCGGTCCTTGGCGCAGAGACAATATCGTTGGCATTGATGGTGGCGCAGGGTATTGGCGAGGCGTCATGCTCGTCGAATGGCCTTCTCTTCAATCCATGTTCGTACCGATTCGTGATACGCATTCCTCTCCTCAAGTACGACTCTACTGA
- a CDS encoding disulfide oxidoreductase, with product MKRQQIVEQAMFAAWGVSLIATGASLFFSEVLKYIPCDLCWYQRILMYPLVILLGVATAKKDDKIASYALILSIIGGLTSLYHYSIQKIPALQDLGSACGIVPCNTDYINWLGFITIPFLALIAFTLISILLVIVMKNAKEK from the coding sequence ATGAAACGTCAGCAAATTGTGGAACAAGCCATGTTTGCCGCATGGGGAGTCTCCCTCATCGCAACAGGAGCCAGTTTGTTTTTTTCAGAGGTGTTAAAGTACATACCGTGTGACCTGTGTTGGTACCAGCGAATCTTGATGTACCCGCTCGTCATCTTGCTCGGAGTTGCCACCGCGAAGAAAGATGACAAGATCGCATCGTACGCCTTGATTCTCTCCATCATCGGAGGACTCACATCGCTGTATCATTACTCCATTCAAAAAATACCTGCCTTACAAGATCTGGGTAGCGCTTGCGGCATTGTGCCATGCAACACGGACTATATTAACTGGCTAGGGTTTATCACGATTCCGTTCCTTGCTCTCATTGCCTTCACCTTGATCAGCATCCTGCTTGTCATCGTAATGAAAAATGCAAAGGAGAAATGA
- a CDS encoding thioredoxin family protein, with product MKKVIFLSILVAALLIGAIVYADISNRQLAEGNPYGKDNLHPATLEQLSDPLYDNLIMPNDLKAKLDNQEDAFVYFYSPVCEHCKATTPVLVPIVKSLDIDMKKLNLLEFNAGYGEYNIKFTPSLVHYKGGKEVARLVGGREASEWKAWLEEQKKS from the coding sequence ATGAAGAAAGTTATCTTTCTATCCATCCTTGTGGCTGCGCTCCTGATTGGTGCGATCGTGTACGCAGATATTTCGAACCGTCAACTTGCGGAAGGAAACCCTTATGGCAAAGACAATTTGCACCCCGCCACTCTTGAACAATTGAGTGATCCGCTGTACGATAATCTCATTATGCCTAATGACCTCAAAGCCAAGCTTGATAATCAAGAGGACGCGTTTGTTTACTTTTACAGTCCGGTTTGTGAGCATTGCAAAGCAACTACCCCCGTCCTTGTACCGATTGTGAAAAGCTTGGACATCGATATGAAAAAGCTCAACTTGCTCGAATTTAACGCCGGCTACGGTGAATACAACATCAAATTCACCCCAAGCCTCGTTCATTACAAGGGCGGCAAAGAAGTAGCTCGTCTCGTAGGTGGACGTGAGGCAAGCGAGTGGAAAGCATGGCTGGAAGAACAGAAAAAATCATAA
- the ctaG gene encoding cytochrome c oxidase assembly factor CtaG has translation MTLTYFIETFGFRATWNPELILLTFLIGLAYFSLIGPLRQTFQDSTPVTRKQKTFFTLGLLGFYFSMGSPLNVAGHFLFSAHMLQQSLLYLVMPLLLLAGTPSWLIRGLFYRRGLKLFMRIASHPIPAILMFNALFSFYHMPVILDLAMNNLALHNFVHLLLLVTAILMWMPVIAPIPEIHRLSELQKLAYIFANGVLITPACALIIFSATPLYATYVDGPSMLCAPFFSTPIDKSMFSVPLLPLEDQRLGGIVMKLMQELTYGVVLAYIFSTWYRKEKNQEEDGLMTP, from the coding sequence ATGACCCTCACTTATTTCATTGAAACCTTTGGCTTTCGGGCGACATGGAATCCAGAGCTGATTCTTTTGACTTTCTTGATCGGTCTGGCTTATTTCTCGCTGATCGGACCATTACGCCAAACTTTTCAAGATTCCACACCTGTTACACGCAAGCAAAAGACTTTTTTCACTCTCGGCTTACTTGGTTTTTACTTTAGTATGGGAAGTCCTTTGAACGTAGCTGGGCATTTTTTGTTTAGCGCCCACATGCTGCAGCAATCGTTGCTCTATCTCGTCATGCCCTTGCTGCTCTTGGCAGGAACCCCGTCATGGTTGATCCGCGGCCTGTTCTATCGCCGGGGGCTCAAGCTATTCATGCGCATAGCGAGTCACCCGATACCTGCTATTCTCATGTTCAATGCCCTGTTCTCGTTTTACCATATGCCTGTCATTTTAGACTTGGCAATGAACAATCTGGCCCTACATAATTTCGTTCATTTACTGCTGCTGGTGACTGCCATTTTGATGTGGATGCCTGTTATCGCACCGATTCCGGAAATTCACCGCCTGTCTGAACTGCAAAAGCTCGCCTACATTTTTGCTAACGGTGTTTTGATTACACCTGCATGCGCACTGATTATTTTTTCAGCAACACCGTTGTATGCGACATATGTAGATGGTCCTTCCATGCTCTGCGCGCCATTCTTTTCCACGCCGATCGACAAGTCGATGTTCTCCGTTCCACTGCTCCCTTTGGAGGATCAACGGCTGGGTGGAATCGTGATGAAGCTCATGCAGGAGCTGACGTACGGAGTCGTCCTGGCTTACATCTTCTCCACTTGGTATCGAAAAGAAAAGAATCAGGAAGAGGACGGCCTCATGACGCCTTAG
- a CDS encoding SCO family protein — protein sequence MNIAPATAIRIRRLLLLLPVLVLVALVASWVWFGPKNAQAKLPDVTLQTIDGQSYSLAPQKKTFRLVELIYTRCPDICPTTTVKMVQLQKRLLEANLMGQGVEFLTITIDPQNDTPDVMRYYAQQLGIQENGWTLLRGDDATIKTVTNSLGFFATKMDDGFISHTSSTYLVDDNNAVIQKFGMGDDFDPEQIYQELLKLKKEG from the coding sequence GTGAATATCGCCCCTGCTACCGCTATCCGAATCAGACGGTTGCTCTTGTTGTTACCCGTCCTTGTCCTTGTTGCTCTTGTCGCTTCTTGGGTTTGGTTCGGGCCTAAAAACGCCCAGGCGAAATTACCTGATGTGACTCTGCAAACCATCGATGGACAGTCCTATTCGCTAGCACCGCAAAAGAAAACGTTTCGCTTGGTAGAGCTGATCTATACCCGTTGCCCGGATATTTGTCCCACGACAACGGTAAAAATGGTTCAGCTGCAAAAGCGCTTGCTCGAAGCAAACTTGATGGGCCAAGGCGTTGAGTTTTTGACCATCACGATTGATCCGCAAAACGACACCCCAGATGTCATGCGCTACTATGCCCAGCAGTTGGGGATTCAAGAAAATGGCTGGACCCTGCTTCGGGGTGATGACGCAACGATCAAAACAGTTACAAATTCGCTTGGCTTTTTTGCCACTAAGATGGATGATGGATTTATCTCTCATACATCGAGTACGTATCTCGTGGATGATAACAATGCCGTCATTCAAAAATTCGGCATGGGTGACGATTTCGATCCCGAACAAATTTATCAGGAACTGTTGAAATTGAAGAAGGAAGGGTAA